Proteins encoded by one window of Cannabis sativa cultivar Pink pepper isolate KNU-18-1 chromosome 4, ASM2916894v1, whole genome shotgun sequence:
- the LOC133036871 gene encoding uncharacterized protein LOC133036871, translating into MFVPHDQDLILSIQLSDSNRGDWWYWSKETSGVYSVRSAYKLLQQQNGDWPIDGADAYWKRIWQLHVPPKVQHLVWRVTSGSLPTKVQLSNKHIHVDLTCPLCNKSPESISHVLFGCEFARSCWNLSSVTAAGVEEHMFTSWFSDILMSSSKQKAKETAMILWRLWLARNDVLWSNKSTTALEVVRSARTNLDTWKNAQTKVFTPLLNVNFSNGREHWMKPIKTKFKMNVDGAIFEPENRFGFGCILRNGEAKLVEAFSQSKVGRVSPEIAEVVGVKEALSWIKVKNLSDMEIETDSLVVVQAINGSVQMPSQFGLLIQDCQRLLSDLNNVFISFVKRSANRAAHCIARRSCFMSDCICDELSAPSDVLSIVRDDSFSG; encoded by the coding sequence ATGTTTGTTCCACATGATCAGGACTTAATTCTGTCGATTCAATTGAGTGATTCAAATAGGGGTGACTGGTGGTATTGGTCGAAGGAAACAAGTGGGGTATACTCTGTTCGAAGTGCCTACAAACTGTTGCAGCAACAAAATGGAGACTGGCCGATTGATGGTGCTGATGCATATTGGAAGAGAATTTGGCAGCTGCATGTTCCACCAAAAGTTCAGCATCTGGTGTGGCGAGTAACTTCTGGTTCATTACCAACCAAGGTTCAACTCTCCAACAAGCATATACATGTTGATCTCACTTGTCCCCTCTGCAATAAGTCCCCAGAATCAATATCACATGTCCTCTTTGGCTGTGAGTTTGCACGGTCTTGCTGGAACCTTTCTTCTGTCACGGCTGCTGGCGTGGAAGAACACATGTTCACAAGCTGGTTTAGTGATATTTTAATGAGCAGCAGCAAGCAAAAGGCAAAGGAAACTGCCATGATTTTGTGGCGTTTGTGGTTGGCACGAAATGATGTACTTTGGAGTAACAAATCGACTACAGCTTTGGAAGTAGTCCGATCGGCTAGGACTAATCTTGACACATGGAAAAATGCTCAAACAAAGGTGTTTACACCATTGCTGAATGTTAATTTCAGTAATGGTAGAGAGCATTGGATGAAACCAATTAAAACTAAGTTCAAGATGAACGTCGACGGGGCTATTTTTGAACCTGAAAACCGGTTTGGATTCGGGTGTATACTTCGAAATGGTGAGGCTAAACTTGTGGAAGCTTTTTCACAAAGCAAAGTTGGAAGGGTGTCTCCTGAGATTGCTGAAGTGGTTGGAGTGAAGGAAGCTTTGAGCTGGATTAAGGTCAAAAATCTATCTGATATGGAAATTGAAACCGATTCTTTAGTAGTTGTTCAAGCTATTAATGGTTCGGTACAGATGCCTTCTCAGTTTGGATTACTTATTCAAGATTGTCAAAGGCTTCTTTCTGATTTAAACAATGTTTTTATTTcgtttgttaaacgatctgcaaatagGGCCGCACATTGCATTGCGAGGAGGTCTTGTTTTATGTCAGATTGTATTTGTGATGAGCTTTCTGCTCCATCTGATGTACTTTCAATTGTAAGGGATGATAGTTTTTCAGGTTGA
- the LOC133036870 gene encoding uncharacterized mitochondrial protein AtMg00310-like, producing the protein MGRNKNAILGFLKEKMIKRIQGWESKFLSKDGKEVLLKSVAQSLPSYAMSVFLLTKEICSSLEGLMARSLREYNLAYLGKQGWRLITNEESLVAKLYKARYYPKGNFLNAELGPNPSFIWRSILEAKDLLQAGIRRSICDGKTTFILQDPWLPGIDNKFVTTYHPNLVGRSVDSLLQMGRRAWESS; encoded by the exons ATGGGTAGGAACAAGAATGCTATTTTGGGGTTCTTGAAGGAAAAGATGATCAAAAGAATCCAAGGTTGGGAGTCTAAATTTCTTTCTAAAGATGGTAAAGAAGTGTTACTGAAATCCGTTGCCCAATCGCTTCCAAGCTATGCAATGAGTGTATTTCTTTTAACTAAAGAAATTTGCTCAAGCTTAGAAGGCTTGATGGCAAG GAGTTTACGGGAGTATAATTTGGCGTACTTGGGAAAACAGGGCTGGCGTTTAATTACGAATGAGGAGTCATTGGTTGCTAAGTTGTATAAGGCAAGATACTATCCAAAAGGCAATTTCTTGAATGCTGAGTTGGGTCCGAATCCAAGCTTCATATGGCGTAGTATATTGGAGGCAAAAGATTTATTACAGGCTGGTATTCGAAGATCCATTTGTGATGGTAAAACAACATTTATCCTTCAAGATCCTTGGCTACCAGGTATAGACAATAAGTTTGTGACAACTTATCACCCCAATCTTGTTGGTAGATCGGTTGATAGTTTGTTACAGATGGGAAGGAGAGCTTGGGAGTCGAGTTGA